One Falco biarmicus isolate bFalBia1 chromosome 13, bFalBia1.pri, whole genome shotgun sequence genomic region harbors:
- the ACTL6A gene encoding actin-like protein 6A isoform X1 yields MSGGVYGGDEVGALVFDIGSYTVRAGYAGEDCPKVDFPTAIGVVLERDNGSTLMEIDGDKGKQGGPTYYIDTNALRVPRENMEAISPLKNGMIEDWDSFQAILDHTYKMHIKSEASLHPVLMSEAPWNTRAKREKLTELMFEHYNIPAFFLCKTAVLTAFANGRSTGLILDSGATHTTAIPVHDGYVLQQGIVKSPLAGDFITMQCRELFQEMNIEIIPPYMIASKEAVREGSPANWKRKEKLPQVTRSWHNYMCNCVIQDFQASVLQVSDSTYDEQVAAQMPTVHYEFPNGYNCDFGAERLKIPEGLFDPSNVKGLSGNTMLGVSHVVTTSVGMCDIDIRPGLYGSVIVAGGNTLIQSFTDRLNRELSQKTPPSMRLKLIANNTTVERRFSSWIGGSILASLGTFQQMWISKQEYEEGGKQCVERKCP; encoded by the exons ATGAGTGGCGGCGTGTACGGGGGAG ATGAAGTTGGGGCTCTTGTTTTTGACATTGGCTCGTATACAGTGAGAGCAGGCTATGCGGGCGAGGACTGTCCAAAG GTTGATTTTCCAACAGCCATTGGTGTGGTGCTAGAAAGGGACAATGGCAGCACTTTGATGGAGATAGATGGTGACAAAGGCAAACAAGGGGGGCCGACTTACTACATAGACACCAATGCCCTGAGAGTTCCAAGGGAAAATATGGAGGCcatttcacctttaaaaaatgGAATGA TTGAAGACTGGGATAGTTTCCAGGCAATTTTGGATCACACTTACAAGATGCATATTAAATCTGAAGCAAGTTTGCATCCTGTCCTTATGTCCGAAGCACCG tggaaTACTAGAGCAAAGCGTGAAAAACTGACTGAATTGATGTTTGAACACTACAACAtccctgcttttttcttgtgtaaaaCCGCTGTTCTAACAGC CTTTGCTAATGGGAGATCTACAGGTCTCATTTTGGATAGTGGAGCAACACACACAACTGCTATTCCAGTGCATGATGGATATGTACTTCAGCAAG gtATTGTAAAATCACCACTTGCAGGAGACTTTATTACTATGCAGTGCCGGGAGTTGTTTCAGGAAATGAACATAGAGATAATTCCTCCATATATGATTGCTTCAAAG GAGGCAGTTCGTGAGGGGTCACCAGCAAattggaagagaaaagagaagttaCCCCAGGTCACTAGGTCTTGGCACAACTACATGTGTAAT TGTGTCATTCAGGATTTCCAAGCTTCTGTCCTCCAAGTATCAGATTCAACCTATGATGAACA GGTAGCAGCACAGATGCCAACGGTTCATTATGAGTTCCCCAACGGCTACAACTGTGACTTTGGTGCTGAGCGTCTAAAAATTCCTGAGGGATTGTTTGACCCTTCAAATGTAAAG GGTTTATCTGGTAACACGATGTTGGGTGTGAGCCATGTTGTCACAACAAGCGTTGGAATGTGTGATATAGACATCAGGCCG GGCCTCTATGGCAGCGTGATCGTTGCAGGAGGAAACACACTAATACAGAGTTTCACAGACAGATTGAATAGAGAGCTGTCTCAGAAAACTCCACCG AGCATGCGCCTGAAGTTGATAGCGAACAACACGACAGTGGAGCGGAGGTTCAGCTCGTGGATAGGGGGTTCCATTTTGGCTTCTTTG gGTACTTTTCAACAGATGTGGATTTCTAAACAAGAATATGAAGAAGGAGGGAAACAGTGTgtagaaagaaaatgtcctTAA
- the ACTL6A gene encoding actin-like protein 6A isoform X2, producing MEIDGDKGKQGGPTYYIDTNALRVPRENMEAISPLKNGMIEDWDSFQAILDHTYKMHIKSEASLHPVLMSEAPWNTRAKREKLTELMFEHYNIPAFFLCKTAVLTAFANGRSTGLILDSGATHTTAIPVHDGYVLQQGIVKSPLAGDFITMQCRELFQEMNIEIIPPYMIASKEAVREGSPANWKRKEKLPQVTRSWHNYMCNCVIQDFQASVLQVSDSTYDEQVAAQMPTVHYEFPNGYNCDFGAERLKIPEGLFDPSNVKGLSGNTMLGVSHVVTTSVGMCDIDIRPGLYGSVIVAGGNTLIQSFTDRLNRELSQKTPPSMRLKLIANNTTVERRFSSWIGGSILASLGTFQQMWISKQEYEEGGKQCVERKCP from the exons ATGGAGATAGATGGTGACAAAGGCAAACAAGGGGGGCCGACTTACTACATAGACACCAATGCCCTGAGAGTTCCAAGGGAAAATATGGAGGCcatttcacctttaaaaaatgGAATGA TTGAAGACTGGGATAGTTTCCAGGCAATTTTGGATCACACTTACAAGATGCATATTAAATCTGAAGCAAGTTTGCATCCTGTCCTTATGTCCGAAGCACCG tggaaTACTAGAGCAAAGCGTGAAAAACTGACTGAATTGATGTTTGAACACTACAACAtccctgcttttttcttgtgtaaaaCCGCTGTTCTAACAGC CTTTGCTAATGGGAGATCTACAGGTCTCATTTTGGATAGTGGAGCAACACACACAACTGCTATTCCAGTGCATGATGGATATGTACTTCAGCAAG gtATTGTAAAATCACCACTTGCAGGAGACTTTATTACTATGCAGTGCCGGGAGTTGTTTCAGGAAATGAACATAGAGATAATTCCTCCATATATGATTGCTTCAAAG GAGGCAGTTCGTGAGGGGTCACCAGCAAattggaagagaaaagagaagttaCCCCAGGTCACTAGGTCTTGGCACAACTACATGTGTAAT TGTGTCATTCAGGATTTCCAAGCTTCTGTCCTCCAAGTATCAGATTCAACCTATGATGAACA GGTAGCAGCACAGATGCCAACGGTTCATTATGAGTTCCCCAACGGCTACAACTGTGACTTTGGTGCTGAGCGTCTAAAAATTCCTGAGGGATTGTTTGACCCTTCAAATGTAAAG GGTTTATCTGGTAACACGATGTTGGGTGTGAGCCATGTTGTCACAACAAGCGTTGGAATGTGTGATATAGACATCAGGCCG GGCCTCTATGGCAGCGTGATCGTTGCAGGAGGAAACACACTAATACAGAGTTTCACAGACAGATTGAATAGAGAGCTGTCTCAGAAAACTCCACCG AGCATGCGCCTGAAGTTGATAGCGAACAACACGACAGTGGAGCGGAGGTTCAGCTCGTGGATAGGGGGTTCCATTTTGGCTTCTTTG gGTACTTTTCAACAGATGTGGATTTCTAAACAAGAATATGAAGAAGGAGGGAAACAGTGTgtagaaagaaaatgtcctTAA